GGTTGGAAGTGAATTGTGTCactttaatgaattgattaaGATCGAAATTGTCCAAAGTCTCTTTGATTATACATCTTGTTTTATTGGGGCCAATGGATCCCGTTAATGGTTTAATGTATTGATAATCACGAGTTTTTGTTGGTATTAATTTCGGGATTGGAGTTGGTGTAATATCATAATTTTTCCCCACTTTCAAAATGGATTCCATCTTGGATGAATCATTACCAAATAAGATATTAAATACTTGACCCATTGGAGCCTGGAAGAcagtttctttaattaatttttcattggaTTCGGGTGTGTAGGGAGCCACTGTTGGTTCATGCTTTGTGGGACCCAATGTGGGTTCTTCACCGGGGGAAGTGGCAGCCGTTGTTGCTGTGGACGGTATATTATTCagaatttttttgttatttgGATCCAAATCCATATCTGACGTTAATTGAGATCCTTCATCTAAGAAATCCAATTCATCGGAGAAATCAGTAGTGGATGATTCATCAAAACTACTttcgttattattatcatcatcattttgtTTCAAACCTTTCACTCTTGTATTAATTATGACttgattccaaatattagttattaaattaaataaagaatctCTTGATAAGAATGAAGCGAAAATGTATTTGGAATGTAATGTATCCACTGATATTGCATTCGGGAAGATCCCCACAgtgaattttttttcaatttgaacaatttctttaaatgaaataataattgttgttatcCAACCtaaaatattggaatagAATGCTAAATGTTGATCTGAAATGTATAATCTACCTTGTAAGAGGATATCTCTTGATAAGGCACATCCATGGTCTGTAATTAATCTTTCTCTATCATTAATCTCAGTatctttgaagatgttATGAAATTCCACATTTTTCGATTCCTTAGCATACtctatattatttaatggtTGAATGGAActatcttcatcatccatgGACATTGTATTATCGACTTCTACACTTTGATTGTGGTTTGAAGTTaaatttgtattatttggattataTGATCTTCTTAGAGGAGATTGTATTGCTGGTGCCGACGTGATTGCCTGtgttgataaattattggGGAACATTACGTTTGTAGCCATATCATTAACTTTATTtatggaatattttatgGCGGAATGGGGTAATGGTAATACTTTCAAGCCTAAATCTACTGGATTTAGATTATTAAAACTTAATGACATACTACTATTTGATAATCTCTCCcttgaatttgattcagCTGGAGGGAAAGATTTTCTTGGCAGGATATTTGAACTGAcgtttttcaatattctatttctttctctatCACCAAATGTCATTGATGACCTTGAGTTTGTTCTTGGAttagaatttgaatttgagGTTGAAGTCGAGTTTgagtttgaatttgaaggTGGAGTACCAAATGAAATAGTTTTCGatctttgatttcttgtttttgtCTGGGATTGTCTTGGAATATCTTCCTCTGATGCAatcaatcttttccttgaagaggaagaggtTGCCATGGAATgtcttttattatttaataatatggGAGAAGAATTAGTAGTTGTAGAAGGTGCGGGAGGTGCCGTAGTATGCAATGATTCCATTGATCTTATACCCTTCTGATTCTTCATTGGTGgttgtggtggtggttttttgatatttggAGTGGAAAAGAATTGCTGTAAATCTAAATTCCCCGTACCAACCTTTATAGTTTCCTTGTCTGCATTAGTGTCATTACTCTTCCGAATTGATTTAAAACTTATTCTATCTGTTGCTGGGGCCTCCCTATTTGTTGTAACATCCGAAACGTTCTTCCTCGATGCTAATATTAGATCCAAATTACTTAgtaattcatttttggaagatttgCTCGTTGTACTATTTTTCTTCCTGCTATCATCAATAACAATTGGTGAGTCCAATGttatgttgttgttcttaTTACGACGAGTAGCGTTCAACAAAGTGCTGAACAGACCTGTCCCCGTTCCCGTGGAtgttattttctttgaagatggaGTGgataaatcttcatctgCTTCATCATTTCTCCTTATTGAAGAAGCGGAGGATGTTGCCATGGAAGCGATTGTGCTTGAAGCATCGCCTGCACCGACAGTCTTCTTCTGGTTAGTTTCCAGTGAAATAGGGATGTTGAAGGGGCTGTTTAGATACTTGGAGAAGGAGGCATTAGGGACATTTGAGCTGCCGAGTCTTGTTGAATGCGAGTCGTTGTTAAGGAGAGCGGGCACTTCCAGATGCGATGTAGTGGTTGGAACTGGTTGGGATTGCGGCCGTGTTTGCTGggatgttgttgttgaggATGATTGTAGTTTCCTAGTTGGTCTAGGAGttattttcctctttattcttttgaaGAGGTTTTTGTTCTTGGTTTTGTTCTTGCTCATGTTCTTGTTCATGTTCCTGGAGTCGGCATAGTGGGGTGTGTCGTTGTCCGGTGTGAAGAGCATTAGTGTGTTATTGCTTCACTGGACCATTCACAAAGTGTCGTTGTTGTACaagagagagagagagagagagatGTATATAGTGGACCCACTTGAATGATAGGGGTCCAGTGAGATCCCAATTCATTTATAATACATGTGATTACCTCATCTGCAGAAATTTAAAAGGGTCCGATATTACGTAAGCAGAACAACAGCCGTTTCTGTTTTACTTTGTTTTATTCTGTTATAACTCTTTTTATCCATAAATGGATCCATCCATGGTTGTTCTCAATCACTTCCAACAAACTCACTCCAGCAAACTTATAAGTTCTCTCTGTACTTCTCTCATCTCACGTAAAATATCTGTCCATAAATACAAATTTGCACTGTCCGAAGCGCAAAATGAATTTCAAGCAATTTTTCAGTCTTAACTAAccatctcatctcatctcagCAAGAACAAAACACACCACATCATATCGCATCACATCATGGATACTGACCTACAATCCGCAAAGATCAAGCCCTTTATACAGAACCTGCACAGACAACTGGACCAGCTGCGCCCCACGCTGGACTCCTTCACCTCGAAGTCTCTGGACGACCAACTCATCTCCACGTCCGATGAGATGGTCAAATTGGACCTCATTAACAAATATGCCTACGTCTTGACCTCCTTGATGTTTGCGTATATGAAAGTCCTTGGCGTCAAGGACACCAAGGGGATCGCAGGGGAGCTGGCTAGAGTCAAGGAATATATGAGCAAAGTGACGgatttgaagttgaaattggaaagaaaattgaatcatGTGCAGGATGAAAAGACAAGAGCAAAGGAGTTAATGGTATCCGCTTTGAATAGAGGTCATGACTCTCCCGCTATTAGTAGTGCGAATTTCAAAGGGAAACATACAAAATTCAATCaaaaggatgaaaagaaagataGTCTGGAAACTATGACCAACCGTATAATtaaaaacaagaagacAAAGGGGAAAATTGTTAAACCGAGCAAGTAgtgtttgtttgtttgtgATATTAGATTAGTTTAAATAATGCttagataataataataatagaaaaaaaaagtataAAAATTATGCATAAGTTATGTAGTGTAAAATTGGGAACAATGAATCAATCAAtcctgttgttgctgtagCATTAACCAGTTGTTCTTATATTGCTCTAATGATCCAACAACATCTCCACCAAATGTGCTCGATTTCCAGTTCTTACGATGGTGATGACCATGACGTTGATGctcatcatcaccattaCCCCCATCCTTATTCTTATGGTCTGTATAAATATCATACGGACCAAACATCGATCTTTCATTAGGGTAATCTCcgtcatcttcttcatcatcatcattctcttcatcatcatcatcctcgAAAAATAAAGcatcattattggaatcGGCAAAAACATCATGGTCCTCAACAGCTGTAGTAGTAACGCTTGGTTGATCAAATGGCATCAACGGCTTGTTGAAACTGGACCCCAATAACTCCAACCTGTTTGTCACAGGTCCAGCACTGTACTTCCTTGAACCAACAGATGATTCACCACCACTACCATTATCATAATCAACAGAATTATGAGACACGGATAATATAGCTTCATTAGTTGTACCATTATGGAAACTCTTTCTATGATGTGGTGGCACATAAACACCAGGcttatatttggattcGGAATCGCGACGATTCGAACTCTTAATAGGTTGTAATAGTGGATTCATGGTattaccaccaccaccattaCCACCCATATGAGGAGACCCACCATATAAGTTTGCATTTGATTGAGTCATCGGAGACTTTAATAAATCAGGTAATTCGCCACCTGAATTGGATAATGTAGGTACTGCAGGATGATTACCTTGATGCATGGGCCTGGTATTATTATGATTAATGGCTGTTTCCTTATTATTAATAGTCAAATTGTTCAtattttgaacaaaatCACCATCAGTTTCATCAAGTGTGAATAGAATATCATCAGAATCATGTTCGTCCGTATCACCAGCAtctaataaagaatttgcCAAAGCCGTTGTCGGATTATTATTCCCATGAGAAGAATATCTTTCAGGTTGTGGTTGTCTAATCATACTATTACTGGAAGTCCCATGATAACTACCATGCTTCGGTTCATTTAGTACCGTGGAAATATCAGGAATGTTCGGTGATGCAGATAAAAATTGACCATTCATGTTATTGACACTATTACTATAATGACTATTTCTTGCATTTGGTGGAATATAACTACCTGGTGAATGTTGTACTGTGGCAGATCCACGTCTCATAAACCCACCTGTGGCATTATGTTGACTAATACTAAATCTGGGGACAGATGCTTTATTACTATAATATGAACTTCCTGTAGTACTTGGTCTTCTGTAGCTCTTGTAATTATTACCATAATCAATTGTTGTCGTACCAATGTGACCATTGTTGCTAGGCAAGTttttattccaatttttgTTATTGTATGTTcgttgttgctgctgctgttgtttatgtttattattaaaaatacCTTCCATGTATCTATTTTGAACACTTGGAGGTGTAAAGAAATCTCTTGTATTAAAATCattctctttattttctctaGATTTATAATCttggaaaaaattattaatatgCGTATTTGGTGTTGGAATACCTAAAGGTTTTCtcgaatttttcaatattttactTCTCTGTCTATTCTCAATTCTAATAGGTTTTGCCTTGGAATATccatcattattgttatttttaCGATGAGGACGTTTTTGAAATCTAAATTTAGGTACAGATTTGGCTCTTTCCTTTTTCGTGTTGCCAATATTATAAGAATCTCTTCTTATAACGTTGTTATTGTACTTGCTtacattattcaaatgattattattgtgGTAATAtgtgttgttgttattattattattattcttgttGTAATTGTAACTATTGTTACTGGCATTACTTTTATTGCTATCGTTCTTGTAACGAAGAATATTAAATTGAGGAATTTCCGTTGGTTTCTTAAACTCATTAGTTGTTGTAGTAGTAGTAGAATGAGGTTTTGACGAAGGGGAAAGATGCCCATTATTgttatctttattattccTAGTATCATTATTGCCCGGAGGTGAAGAATCTACAGCGGTTGCACTTGAATCAGTGTGAGAAAGCTTGGAATTTACATTAATTGGTTCAAAGACATTCTTAAATTGTAATGGCATTGGTGGTTTAGATGATGCCACAGGTGATGGGAGTCCCACTGGTGCAGAAGAAGGTGGAATTGGAGGTGGAGGTGTGGTATTTAATGTAGTTGCATCTGAAATTTCCGTTTCATATCCATCTTCCAAAGTGTtataatattcatcatccaatgtgtattcattcaaattggCCAATTCAGATCTCATCTTGGTTAAATCTCTATTTTCTGGATCAATGGTTAGACTATATCTTAACACTTGGAAAAAATCATAAGTCATTGTGGAAAAGACATCAAACAATGCCTCTCTATTTGCTGCAAAATAACAAAATGACTTATCTGATTGATTGGCTACACTAAATGGATTTTTTTGGAAGACGATATTTAAAAAGACAATACCCATTGCCCATAAATCCACTTTATCACACTTATAAGCttcctttctttcttcaatatccaAATTGGATTCAAACAATTCAGGAGCCATATACCTTTCACTTCCAACAGATCTATCGAAGGAAGTTTCATGTGTCGTGGCCAACCCCCAATCTGTCAACTTAATAGTCCAATCAATACCTGTTATAAGTATATTTTCCGGTTTAATATCTCTATGATAGATGGATTTCCCATGTACAAACTCTATGGCGTCCATAATCTGTGAAAAAATATGTGTAATGGTCTTTGTCTTTTTCGGAACCAAATCATCCTTAATGGCTTCGTACAAATCTCCTCCAGAACAATACTCCATAATGATATAAGAATCGAAATAATCCACCAACGAGACAATATTCTTATGCTTCCCCACTTTAGTCAAGATATCCACTTCATACATCGCCTCCATACAAATATCATTTGTCAACCTTCCCTTTACTTCATCTGAAATGACTGATTTCTGATACTGTTTCTTCTCCAGACTGGATTGATAACTagcatcattttcatcatcctcgGAGCCCGATGCATGATCATGATCATCTGAATCCAGTTTGAATATGTACTTGATAGCAACTAGTTtcctttctttcaaatctttgGCAAGGGATACGAACCCGTAGGAGCCCTCACTGATGTCCTCGATCTTCTGATATCTGTCGTTAAGGATCCCACcttctttgtaaatttCGTAATCTAATGATGCAGGAGACATGTAAATGCGATGACTTACTTCTTTTACGGAAGTTTAAATTGCAGTATGAGGAAAGATTCCcttttattgttgtttccGGTGCAAATATGGACGGATGTAGTTTAAAAAATGCGGAGATGTTGAGTGAAGGAACGGAAAAGTGAAGTTATTTTGATCAGGACTC
The sequence above is a segment of the Naumovozyma castellii chromosome 8, complete genome genome. Coding sequences within it:
- the LAM4 gene encoding Lam4p (ancestral locus Anc_5.370), with amino-acid sequence MLFTPDNDTPHYADSRNMNKNMSKNKTKNKNLFKRIKRKITPRPTRKLQSSSTTTSQQTRPQSQPVPTTTSHLEVPALLNNDSHSTRLGSSNVPNASFSKYLNSPFNIPISLETNQKKTVGAGDASSTIASMATSSASSIRRNDEADEDLSTPSSKKITSTGTGTGLFSTLLNATRRNKNNNITLDSPIVIDDSRKKNSTTSKSSKNELLSNLDLILASRKNVSDVTTNREAPATDRISFKSIRKSNDTNADKETIKVGTGNLDLQQFFSTPNIKKPPPQPPMKNQKGIRSMESLHTTAPPAPSTTTNSSPILLNNKRHSMATSSSSRKRLIASEEDIPRQSQTKTRNQRSKTISFGTPPSNSNSNSTSTSNSNSNPRTNSRSSMTFGDRERNRILKNVSSNILPRKSFPPAESNSRERLSNSSMSLSFNNLNPVDLGLKVLPLPHSAIKYSINKVNDMATNVMFPNNLSTQAITSAPAIQSPLRRSYNPNNTNLTSNHNQSVEVDNTMSMDDEDSSIQPLNNIEYAKESKNVEFHNIFKDTEINDRERLITDHGCALSRDILLQGRLYISDQHLAFYSNILGWITTIIISFKEIVQIEKKFTVGIFPNAISVDTLHSKYIFASFLSRDSLFNLITNIWNQVIINTRVKGLKQNDDDNNNESSFDESSTTDFSDELDFLDEGSQLTSDMDLDPNNKKILNNIPSTATTAATSPGEEPTLGPTKHEPTVAPYTPESNEKLIKETVFQAPMGQVFNILFGNDSSKMESILKVGKNYDITPTPIPKLIPTKTRDYQYIKPLTGSIGPNKTRCIIKETLDNFDLNQFIKVTQFTSNPDVPSGNVFKTRTTFIFTWNKDNSCKLAVYTVVQWSGRSFIKGPIENGTIDGVTTSTDILIKEVNLFLSASAPTTTSSKKHNEIIISLPTRGPAKHPATELPPLNSATTGISIVKDVNFKAPLGTTFEILFGNDTTNLNKILKLQNNIEISEIPNFHENSREYSYIKKLNNSLGPKQTKCNIKEIIENLDLEKYILVKQITRTPDVPSGSSFTINSLIYLNWGRENSTNLNVFTNIVWTSKSFLKNQIEKGSIDGQKSTMKILVNEVQSIIENATHIKGVKSKRRTRGKSATIKSEPTKVEEPPKGHLDSVLSLIKGMPLPELTATNILLIISGFIFFMYLLTSRRSSDYGTPNIVILPHNRIDFNGNRYTYVPRVKTLYEIYGDERMGKKYEKDDKISFRRMLADSQGNLWDWINDRGNESLYPDLKDGSLPDMALTKKNIKDLKDTIEVAELQLQELNKVLDKLKKHSNTLV
- the LRP1 gene encoding Lrp1p (ancestral locus Anc_5.373); translated protein: MDTDLQSAKIKPFIQNLHRQLDQLRPTLDSFTSKSLDDQLISTSDEMVKLDLINKYAYVLTSLMFAYMKVLGVKDTKGIAGELARVKEYMSKVTDLKLKLERKLNHVQDEKTRAKELMVSALNRGHDSPAISSANFKGKHTKFNQKDEKKDSLETMTNRIIKNKKTKGKIVKPSK
- the KSP1 gene encoding putative serine/threonine protein kinase KSP1 (ancestral locus Anc_5.376), with the protein product MSPASLDYEIYKEGGILNDRYQKIEDISEGSYGFVSLAKDLKERKLVAIKYIFKLDSDDHDHASGSEDDENDASYQSSLEKKQYQKSVISDEVKGRLTNDICMEAMYEVDILTKVGKHKNIVSLVDYFDSYIIMEYCSGGDLYEAIKDDLVPKKTKTITHIFSQIMDAIEFVHGKSIYHRDIKPENILITGIDWTIKLTDWGLATTHETSFDRSVGSERYMAPELFESNLDIEERKEAYKCDKVDLWAMGIVFLNIVFQKNPFSVANQSDKSFCYFAANREALFDVFSTMTYDFFQVLRYSLTIDPENRDLTKMRSELANLNEYTLDDEYYNTLEDGYETEISDATTLNTTPPPPIPPSSAPVGLPSPVASSKPPMPLQFKNVFEPINVNSKLSHTDSSATAVDSSPPGNNDTRNNKDNNNGHLSPSSKPHSTTTTTTNEFKKPTEIPQFNILRYKNDSNKSNASNNSYNYNKNNNNNNNNTYYHNNNHLNNVSKYNNNVIRRDSYNIGNTKKERAKSVPKFRFQKRPHRKNNNNDGYSKAKPIRIENRQRSKILKNSRKPLGIPTPNTHINNFFQDYKSRENKENDFNTRDFFTPPSVQNRYMEGIFNNKHKQQQQQQRTYNNKNWNKNLPSNNGHIGTTTIDYGNNYKSYRRPSTTGSSYYSNKASVPRFSISQHNATGGFMRRGSATVQHSPGSYIPPNARNSHYSNSVNNMNGQFLSASPNIPDISTVLNEPKHGSYHGTSSNSMIRQPQPERYSSHGNNNPTTALANSLLDAGDTDEHDSDDILFTLDETDGDFVQNMNNLTINNKETAINHNNTRPMHQGNHPAVPTLSNSGGELPDLLKSPMTQSNANLYGGSPHMGGNGGGGNTMNPLLQPIKSSNRRDSESKYKPGVYVPPHHRKSFHNGTTNEAILSVSHNSVDYDNGSGGESSVGSRKYSAGPVTNRLELLGSSFNKPLMPFDQPSVTTTAVEDHDVFADSNNDALFFEDDDDEENDDDEEDDGDYPNERSMFGPYDIYTDHKNKDGGNGDDEHQRHGHHHRKNWKSSTFGGDVVGSLEQYKNNWLMLQQQQD